A genomic stretch from Candidatus Manganitrophaceae bacterium includes:
- a CDS encoding kinase/pyrophosphorylase, with protein MPESTMMPTMEKRQIFVLSDATGETAEKITRAALSQFSNAKTVLVRRHHIRTENQITTVLDEIESKKGLIIYTFVSESLRLTIRERALKSNLMAVDMLGPLLTAMSHFFDIRPQSDPGRLHRVDTDYFGRIEAVQFTVKHDDGQNLQGIPQADIVLVGPSRTAKTPLSIYLARHGYKVANVPLVLNIPLPKVLEMIAQERVVALIIDPRRLQEIREARLKKLKQEITDYAKLESIVEELKNCRRVYRANPKWSIVDVTGRAVEEVAADIMSLFRQRELF; from the coding sequence ATGCCGGAATCAACTATGATGCCCACTATGGAAAAACGCCAGATTTTTGTGCTCTCGGATGCGACCGGAGAAACGGCGGAGAAGATCACCCGAGCCGCACTATCACAGTTTTCAAATGCCAAGACGGTATTGGTTCGTCGTCATCACATCCGAACCGAAAACCAGATTACGACCGTCTTGGATGAAATAGAATCGAAAAAAGGTCTTATCATCTATACCTTTGTTTCGGAATCCTTACGATTGACAATCAGAGAACGCGCACTTAAGTCCAATCTGATGGCCGTCGATATGCTCGGCCCCCTCTTAACCGCCATGAGCCATTTCTTCGATATTCGCCCTCAATCCGACCCCGGCCGCCTTCATCGCGTTGACACCGATTACTTTGGCCGCATCGAGGCCGTTCAGTTTACGGTAAAACATGATGACGGTCAGAACCTCCAGGGGATCCCTCAGGCCGATATTGTCCTGGTCGGCCCTTCACGGACCGCCAAGACCCCTCTGTCAATCTACCTTGCACGGCATGGATACAAGGTCGCCAACGTTCCGCTCGTCCTCAACATTCCCCTCCCGAAAGTGCTTGAAATGATCGCTCAGGAGCGCGTCGTCGCCCTGATCATCGATCCTCGGCGACTGCAGGAAATCCGGGAAGCCCGCTTAAAAAAGCTCAAGCAGGAGATCACGGACTACGCCAAACTAGAATCAATTGTCGAAGAACTCAAGAACTGCCGCAGGGTCTATCGTGCCAATCCAAAATGGAGCATTGTCGATGTGACTGGCCGGGCCGTTGAAGAAGTAGCGGCCGATATCATGAGCCTGTTTCGTCAAAGAGAACTGTTCTAA